Below is a window of Agrobacterium vitis DNA.
ATTTCATGCCAGCCTTGCTCGAATACATCGTATCGTCAGCCGCATCACATACCCTAGATTGTCCTTCAAAATCGTTACGCAACTTTGATCAGTATGGATTACCTGTGAAAGAACGGAACCGTTAGAAAAACTCGATCGAGCTTTCCACTGGCTTTTGCACTTTGACCGGCCGCTGTTCCATGGCCACGGTCTTTTGCGTCTCCGCTCCTGTCAGAGGATACTGGCGGGCACGACCGCTGATCGGCCAGAATTCCAGCTTGCGGCCATGTTCGCCGCCCGTCGAAGAGCCAACCACCTTAATGCCTTCATCTTTCAGAAACTGCGCAGCGAAGGCGGCATTCTGTTCGCCGACATTCGAGAACGTCGCAATCGTCTTCGCGCCCCCGAAAATCTTGGCTTCCAGACGATCGCGCCGAGCCCCCTTCTTCAAGAGGCCGTTGATCAGCAATTCCATCAGATGGACGCCATAGCGCGTGGCATCCCCGCCTCCCATGCCGGGATTGGCAGAGCCCGGCAGGAGGAAATGGTTCATACCGCCGACACCGGCAATGGGATCACGTATGCATGCAGCCACGCAGGAACCCAGGATGGTTGAAAGCACCACATTCGGGTCGCTGACAACCTTGTATTCACCTTGAATAATATGGACCCTGCGAGCCGCAGCTTCGTCACTCATTTTAACGCTCCGAAAACAGCTTCAATGGCCGCCTTCATCTTTTCGATGGTAAACGGCTTGGCGAGTACGTTATTGGCACCCAGTTGGGCCGCCTTCTGCACCAATGCCCTGTCGCCTTGGGCAGTCAGAATGATGAAGGCCGCCTTCTTGGTGGCCGGATTGCTTCGAACCGCCTGCAGAAGGCCGAGACCATCCATCTTCGGCATGTTGAAGTCGGAGATCACCAGATGATGAGGCTGTTGAGCCATGATCTTCATCCCCTGCTCACCGTCGCCGGCAGCCGTGATCTGCTTGAAACCCAGCTGAGTCAGCGCATCGCTCAAAAGTAATCGGCTGGTCACCTGGTCGTCCACTATCAGGACCTTAATTTTTTCAGCTATTGACATTATTCATAACCTTCTTTCCGTGCGGCCGTGAGTTTGAGAATTTCTTCGCCGATTGAGCCAAGCGGCAATTGATGCTCGACGGCACCCAGTTCATGGGCAACGCGAGGCATACCATAGACCACACAGGTCTTTTCGTTCTGCCCAATGGTCCGTGCGCCTGCACTTCGCATTTTGAGCAATCCAGACGCTCCATCGCGCCCCATACCTGTCAGTATGACGCCAACGGCATTGCGTCCAGCCAATTCCGCCACCGAATCAAAGAGAACATCGACCGATGGCCGGTGTCCATTGACCGGGGGCGTGTCCAGCAAACGGCAACTGGGAGCGGATGCGTTCACCACTTGCAGATGCCGTTCTCCACCAGGCGCCAGATAGATCTTGCCGATCTGCAATCTGGCACCGTCGGTTGCTTCCTCCACAACGGGAGCGCAGAGCCGGTTCAACCGCTCCGCAAAACTCTTGGTAAACGTCGGCGGCATGTGTTGGGTAATGACCGTCGGCGGACAATTGGGCGGAAATTTCTGCAGCACGGCAATCAGCGCTTCGACACCCCCTGTCGAAGAACCGATCGCCACGATCTTGCGGCCCACCCGGAAATCGGCAGCAGGCGTGGCAACCGGCGCCGCATGCATGATCTGCCGACGCTGCGAACGGGCAGCCGCCTTGACCTTCTCGGCAAGATCGCCGAACGGACGAGCCTCGCCCGGCATCGGCTTGCCAACGCAGTCGAATGCGCCAATTTCCAAGGCAGCCAGCGTCGCTTCAGCTCCACGATGGGTCATGGTCGAGACCATGATGACAGGCATCGGCCGCAGCCGCATGATCTTTTCGAGAAATTCCAAACCATTCATGTTCGGCATTTCAATATCGAGCGTCACCACATCCGGGTTCAGTTGCTTGATGGCGGCGCGGGCCTCCATGGCATCCTTGGCCTGGCCAATGACGCTGACTTCCGGATCGGAATTGAGAACGGCGGTGATCAGTCCCCGCATGGTCGGGCTGTCATCGACGACGAGAACGCGAGCGGCGGCTATCATACTTTGCGCCCTCCGGTCTTGCCGGTATATTTGTAGGTGGTGATACCGATATTATCGAACAGGTTCTTCGGATCGCCCGACACCCGCTCGGAGTGGCCGATATAAAGATGGCCGCCCTCCGGCAGCAGCCCGGCAAATCGCGACCAGATCTTCACCTGGGTGGGCTCATCGAAATAGATCACCACATTGCGGCAGAAGATCACGTCGAACGGTCCTTTGATCGGCCATTGCGCCATCAAATTCAACTCGTTGAAGGTGATCAGCTTCTTGACCCGGTCATCCACCTGGAATTTTCGGCGTCCACCGACATCGACATCGCGGAACCATTGCTTGCGCATGGCCGGGCTCACGGTTTCCAGCGCTGTTTCGTCATAGGCTCCGGCACGAGCCAGCGCCAGGATCTTCGGATCGATATCCGTTGCCAAGATCCTGAAATCGTAGTCGGCGGCATTCGGCATCAAGGACAGGACCGTCAAGGCGATGGAATAGGGCTCCTGCCCATCAGAACAGGCGGCAGACCAGATCCGCACGCGACCGCCGGCCTTGGCGCGGTTGATCAACCCCGGCAGAACCTCGGTGCGCAAATGATCAAAGTGATGGTTCTCACGAAAGAACCGGGTGAAATTCGTTGTCAGATGCGACAACATTTCGCGTCGCGCCCCGGCCCCCTCCTGGGAAGAGACAAGCGCGCAATATTCACGAAATCCACGCAATCCAAGATTGCGAATATGCTTCGACAGTCTTGAATAGACAAGGGAAGCCTTGGAATCGTTCAGCGCAATCCCGGCATCGGCATAGATCATCGCAGCAATTTCGTTGAGATCGCGGCGGGTCAACGGGTATTCGCCACTGGCCATGATCTCGTCGTCCGATTGCCGGCTATGCGCAGAAAAGGTCGATGTCATGCCGCTTCGCTTTCAGTTTCAGAGAAAAGGCCCGCCAGCTCAATCAAACAGATCATCCGTTTGTCAATGGCGAGGATGCCCCTTGCATATTGGCGCTCGAGATCAGACGAGACCTCAGGCGTCGGTTGGATCGCATCATCTGTTACGCTCAGTACGTCCGACACGGCATCCACCAGCAGGCCGACGACCTTGGTCCTGATCTGGACCACGATAATCACATGCCGAACGGTCGGCTCTGTTCGCTTCAGCCCGAGCCGGATCGCCAGATCGACGATCGGCAGGACAGCACCACGCAGGTTGATCACGCCCATCACGTAATGAGGAGACTGTGGTAACGGCGTTGCGGGGGTCCATCCACGGATTTCCCGCACCTGCATGATGTTGACACAAAACTCCTGATTACCGACACGGAACGCGATCAACTCGCGATTCCCCTGAACCAGATTTTCGACCGCATTCGACATTGGACTATCCTGCGACGGCTAACGACATTTCCTGCTTGAGAGACTGACCGCGCGAAGCAGCAACGACAGCATCCACATCCAGGATCAGAGCCACGCGGCCATCGCCCAGAATAGTTGCCGCGGCGATACCGGGCACATGAGTATAGTTGGCCTCGAGGCTCTTGATGACCACCTGACGCTGACCCTGGATGGCATCGACCATCAAGGCGCGCTGACCGCCACCTTCCGATTCAACCAACAGAGCAACACCATCGATCGGGTTGGCCTGGGCCGAGCGGAAGTTCAGGATCCGACCGACATCCACCAATGGGCAGAAGCTGTTGCGGATCGAAATCAGCCGCTGGTTGGCCCCGAAGGAATGGATATTCTGGGCTTCCGGCTGCAAGGTTTCAACGATGGCCGTCAAGGGAACGACAAGCGTCTGGCCAGCAACGGTAACGACCATGCCATCCAGAACCGCCAGTGTCAGCGGCAAGCTCATGGTGAAAGTCGAGCCCTGACCGGGGCGCGAGCTGATGGAGATGCGCCCGCCCAATGCCTGGATGGACCGCTTGACCACGTCCATGCCAACGCCACGGCCGGAAATGTCGGAAATCTTGTCCGCCGTGGAAAAGCCCGGCATGAAAATCAGATTGTCGATTTCCTCATCGGACAGATTGGCGTCGGCAGCGATGATATCGTTATCGATTGCCTTCTGGCGGACCCGTTCGCGGTTGATACCGGCACCATCATCGACCAGTTCGATCACGATACGGCCAGACCGGTGCTTTGCCGTCAGCTTGACCGTGCCTTCCGGGTTCTTGCCGGCGGCAGTACGCTTTTCGGGTGTTTCGATACCATGGTCAACGGCATTGCGGATCATGTGTGTCAGCGGCTCGGCCAGCTTGTCGATGACCGTCTTGTCCACTTCGGTGTTTTCACCTTCGGTGACCAGGCGGATCGATTTTCCAACCATATCAGCAACTTCGCGGACGATACGCGACATGCGCTGGAACACCGGCTTGACCGGCTGAGCACGGATCGCCATGACCGAATCCTGGATCTCGCGGGTGAGCTGTTGCAGCTCTTCGAGGCCCATATTGATCGACGACGTGCCGTTGGTGTCATTTTCGATGACGCTCTGTGACAGCATGGCCTGGTTGATGACAAGCTCACCCACCAGATTGATCAGGCGGTCGACGCGATCGAGATCGACGCGGATCGTTTGCCCGGCAGCAGAAGCTGCGGACTGGTTTTGCGCGGCGGCAGCGGCAGCGGCGGCAGCAGCGGCTGGAGATTCTCTCTTCTCCCTGACGGCACTGACCACTTTGGTTGCGGTATCGGCGGCTTCCACGGCCTCGGCAATCAAGTCGGCCGAGCTATCGTCAGCCTCTTCAGCGCCGCTGTCGTCGTCCAGCGCGGACAGATCGAACGGCACCGGTACCATCGGCAGCTCATCGCTTCCTTCAGCAGCAGTCGCTTCCTGCTCCTTGATTTCCAGTTCGCAATCCCATTCGGCAAACTCGAAAACAGTCCGAACGCCTTCTTCGCCTTTTTCGCTCTTCACCAGGATTTTCCAGGAGAAGTAAGCCTCCTCGGGATCCATGGATTCCAGCGTCGGAACGGCGCTTACATTACAGTTCAGGCTGACTTCGCCGATACGCGACAGATCGCGCAGCAAGAGCGTGGCGTCATTGCCCTTGGCATAGAGATCCCGGCGCGGCTTGAAGGTCACTTCAAGCGGAGGAGACACAATGGGCGGCTCTTCGTCGGCAAAATCGTCAAAGGAGAATGGAACGGGTGCAAAACCGCTATCATCCGTTGCTGCTGGCGCAGGCGCAGGCTTGGCAGCCGCCTTTGGCGCAGGTGCCGGTGCTGTGGCGGATGACGAAGGCATTTCACCCTTGGCAAGCGCTTCCAGTTCCTTGACAAGGCCGCTTGAACGCGAAGGATCGACGCTGCCACCGTCACGAGAAGCATTGGTCAGGTCGGCGAGCACGTCGGCCGACTTGAGCATGACCTTCATGACTTCAATGCCCGGTTCCAGCTTATTGGATCGAACGCAATCAAGGGTGGTCTCAAAAACGTGAGCGAAGGCAACGAGATCGTCGAGACCGAACGCGCCTGCGCCTCCTTTGATGGAATGAACAGCTCGGAAAACAGCATTCACCGTCTCCGGGTCACGATCCCCATCGTTCATTTTCAGAAGACCGGATTCCAGTTCCGCGAGCTGTTCCTCGCATTCCTGGAAAAAGATCTCTTTGATTTCGTTCATATCCATCGAAGTCAGACCCCGTTAGGCGGTTACACGTTCAATCGCATCGATCAGTTTCGTCGGATCGAATGGCTTGACGATCCAGCCGGTAGCGCCGGCCTGGCGCGCACGGTTCTTCTTCTCAGCATCGCTTTCGGTCGTCAGAACGAGGATCGGAACGGCGCGGTATTTTTCATTGCGGCGTACGCCCTCGATAAAACCAAAACCGTCAAGACGCGGCATGTTGATATCGGTAACGATCACGTCGGGATTGCACTCTTCAAGCACTTCAAGACCTTCGACGCCGTCTTCGGCCTGGATGGTCTCGAAACCCGCATTATTGAGGGTCACGAGAAGCATGTTGCGGATGGTTCTAGAGTCATCCACGGTTAATACTTTTTTCTTCATTGCCGGATCTCCGCGATCAGTTGATCGTTGTTCAAGCCCAAGAGCTGTATGGTTTTGGTGAAAGCGTCTGACGCCTTCTTTATCGAGAAGGTTTTCTGGTCTTCTTCCCAGGTTTTCGCGCCCGAGACGAGCACCTGGGCGCAAAGTGCTCCCATCCGCTCGACACCGGATGCGTCGATTTCAATTGCTCCTCCCCGCATGGACAGAAGCTTGTCCTTGAGCTGAGACGCTTCATTCAAGTCGAGCACCGATGCCAGCTTAAGCTGCGCCGATGCGCCTTTCTTGCTCGCCATAGACTGTTTCCCTACCGTTTCTATCGACCGCCCCATAAGGGTTATGAGAGTTCAAAACCTAAGCGCTTCTCCGGCACGAAAAGCCGTTTCATCCCGAACCTTCCTCCGTTGTATAAGAGGTAGGTAAATAAACCGCTCACATCGAAAGGCCTCCTGCCCGAATCGGCACTAAAAAATCGTGCCCCCCGAAGTCCTCGGAAAAAGCCACCATCGGCAGCTCTGCCGCTTGCGCTGATGGTACCGGGTAACCGTTCGACGGGTTGGTCTGGCTGCCATGATATTGGGTGCGCTCAATGGTGAATTGCCGCACGGTCTTGCCAAGCTCGACGATCACCGTATGCAGGTCGGCACTGTCATCCGCCGCCTGGCGTGACAACTGCGCGCTTGCACGCGATGTTTCGCCCTGGGCTTCCAGCACGCAAGCGACGCTATCCAGGGCTGCGGCCTGTTTGGCCGTTTCGCCCGCCATCACCGAGACCGATCGATTGATATCGACGACCTGCGTGACGATGCTGGAAATCGCATCCTGGGTGCGATTGACCATCTCCACCCCGGCTTCGACCTGATGTTTGGTGGCCGCAACCAGGGCCTTGATTTCCCGCGCACTGTCGGCAGAACGCTGGGCCAAAGCCCGTACTTCCTGTGCAACGACGGCAAAGCCCCGACCGGAATCCCCG
It encodes the following:
- a CDS encoding response regulator, with amino-acid sequence MSIAEKIKVLIVDDQVTSRLLLSDALTQLGFKQITAAGDGEQGMKIMAQQPHHLVISDFNMPKMDGLGLLQAVRSNPATKKAAFIILTAQGDRALVQKAAQLGANNVLAKPFTIEKMKAAIEAVFGALK
- the cheR gene encoding protein-glutamate O-methyltransferase CheR is translated as MTSTFSAHSRQSDDEIMASGEYPLTRRDLNEIAAMIYADAGIALNDSKASLVYSRLSKHIRNLGLRGFREYCALVSSQEGAGARREMLSHLTTNFTRFFRENHHFDHLRTEVLPGLINRAKAGGRVRIWSAACSDGQEPYSIALTVLSLMPNAADYDFRILATDIDPKILALARAGAYDETALETVSPAMRKQWFRDVDVGGRRKFQVDDRVKKLITFNELNLMAQWPIKGPFDVIFCRNVVIYFDEPTQVKIWSRFAGLLPEGGHLYIGHSERVSGDPKNLFDNIGITTYKYTGKTGGRKV
- a CDS encoding chemotaxis protein CheA; protein product: MDMNEIKEIFFQECEEQLAELESGLLKMNDGDRDPETVNAVFRAVHSIKGGAGAFGLDDLVAFAHVFETTLDCVRSNKLEPGIEVMKVMLKSADVLADLTNASRDGGSVDPSRSSGLVKELEALAKGEMPSSSATAPAPAPKAAAKPAPAPAATDDSGFAPVPFSFDDFADEEPPIVSPPLEVTFKPRRDLYAKGNDATLLLRDLSRIGEVSLNCNVSAVPTLESMDPEEAYFSWKILVKSEKGEEGVRTVFEFAEWDCELEIKEQEATAAEGSDELPMVPVPFDLSALDDDSGAEEADDSSADLIAEAVEAADTATKVVSAVREKRESPAAAAAAAAAAAQNQSAASAAGQTIRVDLDRVDRLINLVGELVINQAMLSQSVIENDTNGTSSINMGLEELQQLTREIQDSVMAIRAQPVKPVFQRMSRIVREVADMVGKSIRLVTEGENTEVDKTVIDKLAEPLTHMIRNAVDHGIETPEKRTAAGKNPEGTVKLTAKHRSGRIVIELVDDGAGINRERVRQKAIDNDIIAADANLSDEEIDNLIFMPGFSTADKISDISGRGVGMDVVKRSIQALGGRISISSRPGQGSTFTMSLPLTLAVLDGMVVTVAGQTLVVPLTAIVETLQPEAQNIHSFGANQRLISIRNSFCPLVDVGRILNFRSAQANPIDGVALLVESEGGGQRALMVDAIQGQRQVVIKSLEANYTHVPGIAAATILGDGRVALILDVDAVVAASRGQSLKQEMSLAVAG
- the cheD gene encoding chemoreceptor glutamine deamidase CheD; amino-acid sequence: MSDEAAARRVHIIQGEYKVVSDPNVVLSTILGSCVAACIRDPIAGVGGMNHFLLPGSANPGMGGGDATRYGVHLMELLINGLLKKGARRDRLEAKIFGGAKTIATFSNVGEQNAAFAAQFLKDEGIKVVGSSTGGEHGRKLEFWPISGRARQYPLTGAETQKTVAMEQRPVKVQKPVESSIEFF
- a CDS encoding STAS domain-containing protein, whose product is MASKKGASAQLKLASVLDLNEASQLKDKLLSMRGGAIEIDASGVERMGALCAQVLVSGAKTWEEDQKTFSIKKASDAFTKTIQLLGLNNDQLIAEIRQ
- a CDS encoding chemotaxis protein CheW, producing MSNAVENLVQGNRELIAFRVGNQEFCVNIMQVREIRGWTPATPLPQSPHYVMGVINLRGAVLPIVDLAIRLGLKRTEPTVRHVIIVVQIRTKVVGLLVDAVSDVLSVTDDAIQPTPEVSSDLERQYARGILAIDKRMICLIELAGLFSETESEAA
- the cheB gene encoding protein-glutamate O-methylesterase CheB; this translates as MIAAARVLVVDDSPTMRGLITAVLNSDPEVSVIGQAKDAMEARAAIKQLNPDVVTLDIEMPNMNGLEFLEKIMRLRPMPVIMVSTMTHRGAEATLAALEIGAFDCVGKPMPGEARPFGDLAEKVKAAARSQRRQIMHAAPVATPAADFRVGRKIVAIGSSTGGVEALIAVLQKFPPNCPPTVITQHMPPTFTKSFAERLNRLCAPVVEEATDGARLQIGKIYLAPGGERHLQVVNASAPSCRLLDTPPVNGHRPSVDVLFDSVAELAGRNAVGVILTGMGRDGASGLLKMRSAGARTIGQNEKTCVVYGMPRVAHELGAVEHQLPLGSIGEEILKLTAARKEGYE
- the cheY1 gene encoding chemotaxis response regulator CheY1 yields the protein MKKKVLTVDDSRTIRNMLLVTLNNAGFETIQAEDGVEGLEVLEECNPDVIVTDINMPRLDGFGFIEGVRRNEKYRAVPILVLTTESDAEKKNRARQAGATGWIVKPFDPTKLIDAIERVTA